From Paenibacillus sp. V4I7, one genomic window encodes:
- a CDS encoding carbohydrate ABC transporter permease codes for MNKIGRNPFAYALFTIPTLLLFVIFFLYPMIMSLRYGFTEWNGVSPARFNGLDNFVTAVQDKYFWMAVRNNLYFIGFSVGLQIPFILGLALLVSKVRRWTSFYKTMIFLPTVLSTAVVGVLWGFIYHPQAGLLNQALEAVGLMTWQHVWLAEEATAMLSVLVTNAWQWIGFYVVLVLSAIYAIPKNILEAAELDGATSLREAWSITLPLLRPVIMVMILLSITGAMKALDIVFVMTGGNPYGITEVMATYLYKKAYRIGEYGYANGIAVLILLLTGMLTSLFGWFTRKQEEVRF; via the coding sequence ATGAATAAGATAGGAAGAAATCCATTTGCTTATGCGCTTTTTACGATACCGACACTGCTGCTATTCGTAATCTTTTTCTTATATCCCATGATCATGTCGCTGCGCTACGGTTTCACAGAGTGGAACGGAGTATCGCCGGCGAGATTTAATGGTTTGGATAATTTCGTTACTGCTGTCCAGGACAAATATTTCTGGATGGCTGTGCGGAATAACCTGTATTTCATTGGTTTTTCTGTTGGATTGCAAATCCCCTTTATACTCGGTTTAGCGCTTCTGGTAAGCAAAGTTAGGCGATGGACTAGCTTCTACAAAACGATGATTTTCCTCCCGACAGTTCTTTCAACAGCTGTGGTTGGTGTATTGTGGGGGTTTATCTATCACCCGCAGGCAGGGCTGCTCAATCAAGCCTTAGAAGCTGTAGGGCTAATGACTTGGCAGCATGTTTGGTTAGCAGAGGAAGCGACAGCGATGCTCTCTGTGCTTGTTACCAACGCATGGCAGTGGATTGGATTCTATGTCGTGCTGGTTTTATCGGCGATCTATGCTATCCCCAAAAATATCTTGGAAGCGGCTGAGTTAGACGGGGCGACAAGCCTGCGAGAGGCTTGGTCGATTACGCTTCCGCTGCTGCGTCCCGTCATTATGGTCATGATTTTGCTATCGATTACCGGAGCTATGAAGGCCTTAGACATCGTCTTTGTGATGACTGGCGGTAATCCGTATGGAATTACAGAAGTGATGGCCACGTATTTGTATAAAAAAGCTTATCGCATTGGTGAATATGGGTATGCAAACGGAATTGCCGTACTTATTCTCCTGCTAACCGGCATGTTAACATCCTTGTTTGGCTGGTTCACAAGGAAGCAGGAGGAGGTGCGATTTTGA
- a CDS encoding response regulator, giving the protein MRLKAILADDEPNILRNLQAVIPWNELGIDIVGTAKNGVEALELSCQHVPDLVMSDIRMPLMDGITFVQKLRDINVDCTVLMVTGYQDFEYVRSLMRVGVSDYILKPINYEELENSISKLANEIRVKKLSEQEEQQKWGKMKNLAYEKILQDVLMNYTEITPNTLLPIDDRDFETLTYLFAMIDVDDYSQKSLPWTEQERKLWNFAVRNVLQDSLTDEKLKFTVLQIREGEWCVIIQWDETDESAALVKLNEIAAQLQHNVSQSVKLGISVGIFPSAVGLRQLSEAYRKLQRFMQLNLGKQESVLLYKESKEPADANSSIWYLVEEIVTSLKQLNRLKTEDALKRLKLMLEGLSDSSFARAYQMLHFLILHLLRELREMNSLDFQEEEQIWCQLDKSESIQHLLQVMVQLVALGLEGTNKKKNSELLMTAAKEYIRTHYSNDFGIEDIASSLGISSSYFSLLFKQHFGETFVEYVTKHRMELAKSMLLHSDKSITDIGKSVGYIERRYFTKVFQKFTGEIPSEFREKRKEAK; this is encoded by the coding sequence ATGAGACTAAAAGCGATCTTGGCAGATGATGAGCCTAACATTTTGCGTAATTTGCAGGCGGTTATACCTTGGAATGAACTGGGGATTGATATTGTTGGAACGGCCAAGAACGGGGTTGAGGCACTGGAACTTAGCTGTCAGCATGTGCCGGATTTGGTCATGAGTGATATTCGTATGCCGCTAATGGATGGAATTACGTTCGTTCAGAAGCTGCGAGATATCAATGTGGATTGTACGGTGCTTATGGTGACGGGTTATCAAGATTTCGAATATGTACGTTCGTTAATGCGAGTTGGCGTGAGCGATTATATATTGAAGCCTATTAACTATGAAGAGTTAGAGAATTCGATAAGCAAATTGGCGAATGAAATCAGAGTTAAGAAGCTAAGTGAGCAAGAGGAGCAGCAAAAGTGGGGCAAAATGAAAAATTTGGCCTATGAGAAGATCCTTCAGGATGTTTTGATGAATTATACGGAAATTACGCCAAATACGCTGCTTCCAATTGATGATAGGGACTTTGAAACGTTGACCTATTTATTTGCGATGATCGACGTGGATGATTACTCGCAGAAATCACTGCCTTGGACGGAGCAGGAGCGGAAGCTATGGAATTTCGCAGTACGAAATGTATTGCAAGATTCGTTAACGGACGAGAAATTGAAGTTCACAGTACTCCAGATCCGCGAAGGCGAGTGGTGTGTAATCATACAATGGGATGAAACTGACGAAAGCGCCGCATTGGTGAAGTTAAATGAAATAGCTGCTCAACTGCAGCATAACGTTTCACAATCCGTTAAATTAGGCATTAGCGTCGGCATCTTCCCGTCAGCGGTGGGACTACGTCAACTCTCTGAGGCGTATCGAAAGCTTCAGCGATTCATGCAGCTTAATCTGGGGAAGCAGGAATCCGTGCTGTTGTATAAAGAGTCCAAAGAGCCAGCTGATGCGAACAGCTCCATATGGTATTTGGTGGAGGAAATTGTAACAAGCCTTAAACAGCTGAACCGTCTCAAAACAGAGGATGCTTTAAAGCGCTTGAAATTGATGCTTGAAGGTTTGTCTGACAGCTCTTTTGCCAGAGCCTATCAGATGCTGCATTTCCTCATTCTTCATCTGCTCCGCGAACTGCGAGAAATGAATTCCCTTGATTTTCAGGAGGAAGAACAGATCTGGTGTCAACTAGATAAAAGCGAGAGCATTCAACATTTGCTTCAGGTTATGGTACAGCTTGTAGCACTTGGGCTGGAGGGGACGAATAAGAAGAAAAACAGCGAGCTGCTCATGACAGCGGCGAAGGAATACATAAGAACACACTACTCGAACGATTTCGGGATCGAGGATATAGCGAGCTCCCTAGGGATTAGCTCCAGCTATTTTAGTTTATTATTTAAGCAGCATTTTGGAGAAACCTTCGTTGAATATGTCACGAAACATCGGATGGAATTGGCGAAGTCGATGCTGCTGCACAGTGATAAAAGTATTACCGACATCGGGAAATCAGTGGGATACATCGAACGGCGATATTTTACCAAAGTATTCCAAAAATTTACTGGCGAGATTCCCTCGGAGTTTCGCGAAAAGCGCAAAGAAGCGAAGTAG
- a CDS encoding extracellular solute-binding protein: MRKGTLISAAVVVAMTFIVSACNGLTSSKEQNLHTGETPNPAGIKGEPILLTLRHTQVKDTQKKRFAMLQDVVKATESKMPGLSITLDGVEDKVNRFEKLRAEMAAGNPPEIFDLFGGTDTKDYVKAGRLLDLTPILNELGLINKFYSFEEFTVNGKIYGIPMAGYVEGLYYNKKILADHHIKPPQTWEELLTAAAILKAQKITPFALTAKDSWVINMMINTMWVRTAGPDSVMGFLDGSRRWTDPDVVDAFDKYYTLIQKGYLQEGSLALSYAEQQNKFSSGEAAFMFDGSWANTPLLDPEKSSIVKDVGFMNFPAMGGPGDGYINGGWSNAYGFSKKATPDQLEAIKEFIRQMYNESMQKRQLVEEGMPPAMELQDTSNVNPLITEILNVFETSKGAFPAFDSRIQTKVREKLERGMQELIGGRTDPASLMADIQKQQEASNKEETHTN; the protein is encoded by the coding sequence ATGAGAAAAGGAACGTTGATTTCGGCAGCAGTGGTAGTGGCTATGACGTTCATCGTATCTGCTTGCAACGGCTTAACTTCGAGTAAGGAACAAAACCTTCATACAGGCGAGACTCCCAACCCCGCGGGGATAAAAGGAGAGCCGATCCTACTGACACTTCGTCATACGCAGGTGAAAGATACACAGAAGAAGCGCTTCGCGATGCTGCAGGATGTAGTGAAAGCAACGGAGTCGAAGATGCCTGGCTTATCCATTACGTTAGATGGGGTGGAGGATAAGGTCAATCGCTTCGAGAAGCTGAGAGCAGAGATGGCAGCTGGGAATCCACCAGAAATATTCGACTTGTTTGGCGGAACGGATACGAAGGATTACGTCAAAGCGGGTAGGCTGCTTGATCTTACGCCGATTCTGAATGAGCTAGGATTAATCAATAAGTTTTATAGCTTCGAGGAGTTTACGGTTAACGGTAAAATTTATGGCATTCCGATGGCAGGGTATGTCGAGGGCTTGTACTACAACAAAAAGATTTTAGCGGATCATCACATAAAACCACCTCAAACGTGGGAAGAACTGCTCACGGCTGCCGCGATACTAAAGGCTCAGAAAATAACGCCATTTGCATTGACGGCTAAAGATTCCTGGGTCATTAACATGATGATCAATACGATGTGGGTGCGCACGGCCGGTCCAGATTCTGTTATGGGCTTTTTGGATGGAAGTAGACGATGGACGGATCCGGATGTTGTGGATGCTTTTGATAAGTATTATACGTTGATTCAAAAGGGGTATCTCCAGGAGGGCAGCTTAGCACTTTCATATGCCGAGCAGCAAAATAAATTTAGCAGCGGTGAAGCAGCTTTCATGTTCGATGGCAGTTGGGCGAATACGCCACTGCTTGACCCTGAGAAGTCGTCCATTGTAAAGGATGTAGGCTTCATGAATTTCCCGGCTATGGGAGGCCCAGGTGATGGCTATATCAATGGCGGATGGTCTAATGCTTATGGCTTCTCTAAGAAAGCGACACCAGATCAGCTAGAGGCCATTAAGGAGTTTATCAGGCAAATGTATAACGAATCCATGCAAAAAAGACAGCTCGTCGAAGAAGGTATGCCACCTGCCATGGAGCTGCAGGATACGAGCAATGTAAACCCGCTCATTACGGAAATTCTGAATGTATTTGAAACCAGTAAAGGTGCCTTCCCCGCATTCGATTCACGCATTCAAACGAAAGTTCGAGAAAAATTGGAACGCGGTATGCAAGAATTAATAGGCGGAAGAACAGATCCGGCCTCCTTAATGGCGGACATACAGAAGCAGCAAGAGGCTTCGAATAAGGAAGAAACCCATACCAACTAG